A window of Sparus aurata unplaced genomic scaffold, fSpaAur1.1, whole genome shotgun sequence contains these coding sequences:
- the LOC115578165 gene encoding uncharacterized protein C21orf58-like, translated as MTRLRGWKNRKHNMDDRAESAQSARSYDGQFDQLHRALRRKQHLLRRLMEQHMLEDLHRPHTWGGSRKQDRSHYFMAPQPPPPLPFYQPTPVLPPPPEPPRIIQQTLPQQPATIIQQLPQQQPLITQIPPPQPYPAPRSGSIKEDMVEMMLMQNAQMHQIIMQNMMLRAMPPLGLSPPGGPSHYAPPKAYLGQEGYPVFVRPDVKPRGTAVHHHHHYGSNPAAQQLPPIIGHPTWIPGMQSVPAGQAGGQLPSIHHVTAPFTLPQLHT; from the exons ATGACAAGACTCAG AGGctggaaaaacagaaagcacaACATGGACGACAGAGCAGAGTCTGCCCAGTCTGCAA GGAGTTATGACGGACAGTTTGATCAGCTGCACCGTGCACTGAGGCGGAAGCAGCACCTACTGCGAAGACTCATG GAGCAGCACATGCTGGAGGACCTCCACAGACCCCACACCTGGGGAGGGTCACGAAAACAGGACCGGTCCCATTACTTTATGGCCCCTCAGCCCCCTCCACCACTCCCATTCTACCAGCCGACCCCCGTTCTGCCTCCTCCACCTGAGCCTCCACGCATCATCCAACAGACT CTCCCCCAGCAGCCCGCCACCATCATCCAACAgctgccacagcagcagcctctgATTACCCAGATTCCTCCACCTCAGCCCTACCCAGCACCACGCTCAGGCAGCATCAAAGAGG ACATGGTAGAAATGATGCTGATGCAAAACGCCCAGATGCACCAAATCATAATGCAGAATATGATGTTGAGAGCCATGCCTCCCTTGGGCCTGTCACCACCTGGAGGGCCCAGTCACTATGCACCTCCAAAGGCATATCTCGGGCag GAAGGTTACCCTGTTTTTGTGAGGCCAGATGTCAAACCAAGGGGAACTGCtgtccatcatcatcatcactatgGTTCTAACCCTGCAGCACAACAGTTGCCACCCATCATCGGCCACCCTACATGGATACCAGGGATGCAATCTGTCCCAGCAGGGCAGGCAGGGGGACAACTACCCTCCATACACCATGTAACAGCCCCTTTTACACTCCCACAACTCCATACGTAA
- the LOC115578168 gene encoding autophagy-related protein 9A-like, producing MAHFDTEYQRLEASYSDSPPGEENLLMHVPEGAKSQWHHIENLDLFFQRVYNLHQKNGFTCMLLGEIFELVQLLFVVGFTVFLANCVDYDILFANKFVNHTDSSKVTLPDAFLPVDVCSARIRDNAFVIFVLIISGVFWLHRLVKFIYNVCCYWEIRSFYINALKMTMSELPYATWQEVQARIVEIQKEHQICIHKKELTELDIYHRILRFKNYMVAMVNKSLLPVRFRPPVLGECVFFTRGLKYNFELIFFWGPGSLFENEWSLKPEYKRGGNRLELADRLASRILWIGIANLLLCPVILVWQILYAFFSYTEVIKREPGSLGARCWSLYGRCYLRHFNELDHELMSRLSKGYKAASKYMNCFLSPLLTVVAKNVAFFAGSLLAVLIALTIYDEDVLAVEHVLSSITLLGVCITVCRSFIPDKNMVFCPEQLLRVILAHIHYMPDHWQGNAHRYETRDQFSQLFQYKAVFILEELISPVVTPIILIFSLRRKSLEIIDFFRNFTVEVVGVGDTCSFAQMDIRQHGHPAWMSEGKTEASIYQQAEDGKTELSLMHFAITNPQWQPPQETTHFISQLKERVHREATGAPSDTNPLSLSESEPRSLIANILGPSTLTSVHFGRDSSLTNHAAAGINDGASALRSLSPVSSSLHLRGSLSAAHRAAGHTSAMSKGMAGSGTDARTVSSGSSAWEGQLTSLVLSEYASTEMSIHALYMHELHKQQSRGELSRHTWHRQDSDESSDSVPDEVRSEPNPHSRHFPRSHTFPTTVASPSAIPTSASACATGSTTLGQEGASSQSSTQRRFSGSDSFGAGGKAVRSARVPMGGWAEDGQAAPRHHDPLPEESSEDDMPPHIHKVT from the exons ATGGCGCACTTTGACACAGAGTACCAGCGCCTGGAGGCGTCCTACAGTGACTCTCCCCCTGGAGAGGAGAACCTGCTGATGCATGTGCCTGAAGGAGCCAAAT CCCAATGGCACCACATAGAAAACCTCGACCTGTTTTTCCAGAGG GTTTATAATCTGCACCAGAAGAATGGATTCACGTGTATGCTGCTGGGAGAGATCTTTGAGCTGGT tcagctgctgtttgtggtTGGCTTCACGGTCTTCCTCGCAAACTGTGTGGACTATGACATACTGTTTGCCAACAAGTTTGTAAATCACACTGATTCATCTAAAGTCACCTTGCCCGATGCCTTCCTCCCAGTGGATGTGTGTAGTGCCCG TATCAGAGACAATGCATTTGTGATCTTCGTGCTGATTATCTCTGGGGTGTTTTGGCTTCACCGCCTTGTCAAATTCATCTACAACGTCTGCTGCTACTGGGAGATCCGATCCTTCTACATCAACGCACTCAAGATGACCATG tCGGAACTCCCCTATGCAACATGGCAGGAGGTTCAGGCCAGGATAGTGGAGATCCAGAAGGAGCACCAGATCTGCATCCACAAGAAAGAGCTGACAGAGCTCGACATCTACCACCGCATCCTCCGCTTTAAAAATTACATG GTTGCCATGGTTAATAAATCCCTCCTTCCCGTGCGATTTCGACCCCCTGTCCTCGGAGAGTGTGTGTTCTTCACCCGGGGACTCAAATACAACTTTGAGCTCATCTTTTTTTGGGGGCCAG GCTCTCTGTTCGAGAACGAGTGGAGCCTGAAACCGGAGTACAAGAGAGGAGGTAACAGGCTGGAGCTGGCAGACAGGCTGGCATCCCGTATTCTGTGGATTGGCATCGCCAATCTGCTGCTGTGCCCAGTCATTCTGGTGTGGCAGATTCTCTACGCCTTCTTTAGTTACACAGAG GTGATCAAGCGAGAGCCCGGTTCTCTGGGAGCGAGATGCTGGTCTCTATACGGTCGATGTTACCTGCGTCACTTCAATGAGCTGGACCATGAGCTCATGTCACGCCTCAGCAAAGGCTACAAG GCTGCATCCAAGTATATGAACTGTTTCCTCTCGCCACTCCTGACTGTGGTCGCCAAAAATGTCGCGTTTTTTGCCGGGTCTCTTCTGGCTGTCCTCATCGCCCTGACGATCTACGACGAGGACGTTCTCGCAGTGGAACACGTTCTTTCATCGATCACCCTGCTTGGAGTGTGTATCACAGTCTGCAG ATCATTTATTCCTGATAAGAACATGGTGTTTTGTCCTGAGCAGCTGCTACGGGTTATCCTGGCTCATATCCATTACATGCCCGACCACTGGCAGGGCAATGCACATAGATATGAGACTCGTGACCAGTTCTCCCAGCTCTTCCAGTACAAAGCA GTGTTTATTCTAGAGGAGCTGATAAGTCCAGTTGTGACTCCCATCATCTTGATCTTCTCTCTGAGAAGGAAGTCTCTGGAGATCATTGATTTCTTCAGGAACTTTACTGTGGAGGTGGTCGGTGTTGGAGACACTTGCTCCTTTGCCCAGATGGACATCAGGCAGCATGGACACCCTGCG TGGATGTCAGAGGGGAAGACGGAGGCGTCTATCTACCAACAGGCAGAGGATGGGAAGACAGAATTATCTCTGATGCACTTTGCCATCACCAACCCTCAGTGGCAGCCTCCTCAGGAGACCACGCACTTCATCAGCCAGCTGAAAGAACGAGTTCATAGAGAAGCTACAGGGGCTCCTTCAGACACCAAtccactctcactctctgaGTCTGAG CCAAGGAGCCTCATTGCAAACATCTTAGGTCCCTCTACACTGACCTCCGTACATTTCGGCAGGGACAGCTCTTTGACCAATCACGCAGCAGCTGGCATAAACGACGGGGCATCTGCCTTACGCTCCCTCTCCCCAGTCAGCAGCAGTCTTCACCTGAGAGGCAGTTTGAGTGCAGCTCACAGGGCTGCCGGCCACACTTCAGCCATGAGCAAAGGAATGGCAGGCTCCGG GACTGATGCCCGGACTGTGAGCTCAGGCAGCAGTGCATGGGAGGGTCAGCTCACCAGTTTGGTCCTGTCAGAGTATGCCTCCACTGAGATGAGCATCCATGCACTTTACATGCATGAG CTACACAAGCAGCAGTCTCGGGGCGAGCTCTCCCGTCACACGTGGCACAGGCAGGACAGTGACGAAAGCAGCGACAGCGTCCCCGATGAAGTCAGGAGCGAACCCAACCCTCACTCCAGACATTTCCCGCGCTCACACACTTTCCCCACCACAGTTGCCAGTCCCAGTGCCATTCCCACTTCAGCTTCTGCTTGTGCCACCGGCAGTACCACTCTGGGCCAGGAGGGGGCATCCTCGCAGAGTAGCACCCAGCGGCGCTTTAGTGGATCAG ACTCTTTTGGAGCTGGGGGCAAAGCAGTGAGGTCGGCCCGTGTGCCAATGGGAGGCTGGGCAGAGGATGGTCAGGCAGCGCCACGACACCACGACCCACTACCAGAGGAGAGCTCGGAGGATGACATGCCTCCTCACATTCACAAG GTTACATAA